In a single window of the Streptomyces sp. NBC_00353 genome:
- the rplL gene encoding 50S ribosomal protein L7/L12, translating to MAKLSQDELLEQFETLTLIELSEFVKAFEEKFDVKAAAPVAVAAAGGAAAAAEAVEEQDEFDVILTGAGEKKIQVIKVVRELTSLGLKEAKDLVDGTPKPVLEKVAKEAAEKAAESLKAAGASVEVK from the coding sequence ATGGCGAAGCTGTCCCAGGACGAGCTGCTCGAGCAGTTCGAGACCCTGACCCTCATCGAGCTCTCCGAGTTCGTCAAGGCGTTCGAGGAGAAGTTCGACGTCAAGGCTGCCGCTCCGGTCGCCGTTGCCGCCGCCGGTGGCGCTGCTGCCGCCGCCGAGGCCGTCGAGGAGCAGGACGAGTTCGACGTCATCCTCACCGGCGCCGGCGAGAAGAAGATCCAGGTCATCAAGGTCGTGCGTGAGCTGACCTCCCTGGGTCTGAAGGAGGCCAAGGACCTCGTCGACGGCACCCCGAAGCCGGTCCTCGAGAAGGTCGCGAAGGAGGCCGCCGAGAAGGCTGCCGAGTCCCTCAAGGCCGCTGGCGCCTCGGTCGAGGTCAAGTGA
- the rplJ gene encoding 50S ribosomal protein L10: protein MARPDKAAAVAELADQFRSSNAAVLTEYRGLTVAQLKQLRRSLGENAQYAVVKNTLTKIAANEAGIDTLDDLFAGPTAVAFVTGDPVESAKGLRDFAKDNPNLIIKGGVLDGKALSADEIKKLADLESREVLLAKVAGGIKASMAKAAATFQAPLSEFVRTADALRAKVEQGGAGTPAPADAEVAE from the coding sequence ATGGCAAGGCCCGACAAGGCTGCCGCGGTAGCCGAGCTCGCGGACCAGTTCCGCAGCTCGAACGCCGCTGTGCTGACCGAGTACCGGGGTCTCACCGTGGCACAGCTCAAGCAGCTGCGCCGTTCGCTCGGTGAGAACGCCCAGTACGCCGTGGTGAAGAACACGCTGACCAAGATTGCGGCCAACGAGGCCGGGATCGACACGCTGGACGACCTGTTCGCAGGCCCGACGGCGGTTGCCTTCGTCACCGGTGACCCGGTGGAGTCGGCGAAGGGTCTTCGTGACTTCGCCAAGGACAACCCGAACCTCATCATCAAGGGCGGTGTCCTTGACGGTAAGGCGCTGTCCGCCGATGAGATCAAGAAGCTTGCGGACCTCGAGTCCCGCGAGGTTCTGCTCGCCAAGGTGGCCGGTGGAATCAAGGCGTCGATGGCCAAGGCCGCGGCGACTTTCCAGGCCCCTCTGTCGGAGTTCGTCCGCACTGCGGACGCCCTTCGCGCCAAGGTCGAGCAGGGCGGTGCCGGTACGCCGGCTCCCGCCGACGCCGAGGTGGCGGAGTAA